The following are encoded in a window of Methanomassiliicoccales archaeon genomic DNA:
- a CDS encoding arsenic ABC transporter → MNGIWIALAVFLFTYFLISIRRLPKIKLDRPIAALVGAVLMLILGVVTPERALESIDLDILFLLLGMMLLVVGLEFCGLFEWVSIRMIRYSGTQFRLLVLVMVVSAVLSALVLNDAVVLMFTPIVIKTCRLVKTDPVPFLVGEVVAANIGSVATAVGNPQNAYIATKADIGFLEFSAALLPVAVISLLIGVVLIYIIFRKDIEKGDAAALRSLARENGWSRLRNFILEGDSQAKEGMVNLRKRRMALQAILLITLIAVMGFSLSSFIGIPLSMVAFAAGVATFMVLLLMTDVRSGEILRKVDWSIILFFIGLFIVLQGVRDSGLLAEIQALFPGFGPGETPTLGSLTLFSAVLSNLVSNVPAVMLLGEMIPVQSTDLWLALASSSTLAGNATLLGAAANIIVAEKAEGLGVEISFKRFIMAGLPIAVVTLLVSTLLLLMIM, encoded by the coding sequence GTGAATGGCATCTGGATCGCCCTGGCTGTTTTCCTCTTCACATACTTCCTGATATCGATCAGACGGCTTCCCAAGATCAAGCTCGATCGCCCGATCGCAGCCCTCGTAGGGGCCGTTCTCATGCTCATACTGGGAGTGGTCACTCCTGAGAGGGCTCTCGAATCGATCGATCTGGATATACTGTTCCTTCTGCTGGGAATGATGCTCCTGGTGGTGGGGCTGGAGTTCTGTGGCCTCTTCGAGTGGGTCTCGATCCGAATGATCAGGTACTCCGGAACGCAGTTCAGACTCCTTGTGCTTGTGATGGTGGTGAGCGCGGTGCTTTCCGCCCTCGTCCTGAACGACGCGGTGGTGCTGATGTTCACCCCGATCGTCATCAAGACCTGCAGGCTGGTGAAGACGGATCCCGTTCCCTTCCTTGTGGGAGAGGTGGTCGCCGCCAATATTGGGAGCGTAGCGACAGCGGTGGGGAACCCTCAGAACGCGTACATAGCCACCAAGGCAGATATAGGCTTCCTGGAGTTCTCGGCCGCGCTGCTCCCGGTGGCCGTGATATCTCTCTTGATCGGCGTAGTTCTAATATACATCATCTTCAGGAAGGACATCGAAAAGGGGGATGCTGCCGCCCTGCGCTCTCTCGCCCGGGAGAACGGGTGGTCACGTCTCAGAAATTTCATTTTGGAGGGGGACAGCCAGGCCAAGGAAGGTATGGTGAATCTACGCAAAAGGCGAATGGCGCTACAGGCGATCCTGCTAATCACGCTCATTGCGGTCATGGGCTTCTCACTGAGCAGCTTCATTGGGATCCCTCTCTCCATGGTGGCCTTCGCGGCCGGGGTAGCCACTTTCATGGTCCTGTTGCTCATGACCGATGTCCGCAGTGGAGAGATCCTGAGAAAGGTGGACTGGTCGATAATACTGTTCTTCATCGGTCTTTTCATCGTTCTGCAGGGCGTGAGGGACTCCGGGCTTCTTGCCGAGATCCAGGCGCTATTTCCAGGTTTCGGGCCGGGAGAGACCCCTACCTTGGGATCGCTCACACTCTTCTCGGCCGTACTGTCCAACCTGGTGAGCAACGTTCCCGCGGTCATGCTTCTGGGCGAGATGATACCGGTTCAGAGCACGGACCTGTGGCTCGCCCTAGCTTCATCCTCCACATTAGCAGGGAACGCCACCTTGCTCGGTGCCGCAGCTAACATAATCGTGGCTGAGAAGGCAGAAGGGTTGGGGGTCGAGATATCCTTTAAGAGATTCATAATGGCGGGTCTTCCCATTGCGGTAGTTACCCTACTCGTATCCACACTTCTGCTCTTGATGATTATGTGA
- a CDS encoding glutamate-5-semialdehyde dehydrogenase: MGSDIKSRVERAKRASIVLASKPTGLKNRALEAMAEALDSNRERIIEENAKDVALAEELVASGEMSRALLKRLIVTEPKIDAMIAGIKDVIELEDPVGKTLDAIELDEELNLYQVSAPIGLIGVIFESRPDVIPQIMSLCLKSGNATVFKGGSEAVRSNRTLFEILVEAMESVEGIPTDAFQLMETREDVSAILDLDRYIDLLIPRGSNQFVQYIQDNTRIPVLGHASGICHVYVDEKADLDKAWDISLDSKVQYAAVCNAAETLLVHNRIATKFLPTMAQRLLDKGVELRCDRASLELLMGAKGLDKSNIVSATEGDWCTEYNDLVISIGAVSSMDEAIDHINSFGSHHTDAIVTENKESASKFVSLVDSSSVMVNCSTRFADGYRYGKGAEVGISTNKIHARGPVGMEGLMIYKYVLIGNGQVVADYSGPEGRTFTHRKLEEDYPL, translated from the coding sequence ATGGGGTCGGACATAAAGAGCAGGGTGGAAAGGGCCAAGCGGGCATCCATAGTCCTAGCTAGCAAACCCACAGGGCTGAAGAATCGGGCGCTCGAGGCAATGGCCGAAGCCCTTGACTCCAACAGGGAGCGGATAATCGAGGAAAATGCCAAGGATGTGGCCTTGGCCGAAGAACTGGTCGCCAGTGGAGAGATGAGCAGGGCACTGCTCAAGCGTCTGATAGTGACTGAACCGAAGATAGACGCTATGATCGCTGGCATCAAGGATGTAATCGAACTGGAGGACCCAGTGGGGAAGACTCTGGACGCAATCGAGCTGGATGAGGAGCTCAATCTCTATCAGGTCAGTGCGCCCATCGGACTCATTGGAGTCATCTTCGAGTCCAGACCTGACGTTATCCCTCAGATAATGTCTCTCTGTCTCAAGAGCGGTAACGCCACCGTGTTCAAGGGGGGAAGCGAGGCCGTCAGATCGAATCGGACTCTTTTCGAGATCCTGGTAGAGGCCATGGAGTCAGTGGAGGGAATTCCAACGGATGCCTTCCAGCTGATGGAGACCCGGGAGGACGTTAGCGCCATCCTCGATCTGGATCGATATATCGACCTCCTGATTCCCCGAGGCTCAAACCAATTCGTCCAGTATATCCAGGACAACACGCGGATACCCGTCCTCGGACACGCCAGCGGCATCTGTCATGTCTATGTCGACGAGAAAGCAGATCTGGATAAGGCCTGGGATATTAGCCTGGATTCCAAGGTGCAGTATGCCGCGGTCTGCAATGCCGCCGAGACACTTCTGGTTCATAACAGAATAGCGACAAAGTTTCTCCCCACAATGGCCCAGCGCCTATTGGATAAGGGCGTGGAACTTAGGTGTGATCGCGCCTCGCTCGAACTGCTCATGGGAGCAAAGGGGCTAGATAAATCCAATATAGTCTCCGCGACCGAAGGGGACTGGTGTACGGAGTACAATGATCTTGTCATTTCTATTGGGGCGGTCAGCTCAATGGATGAGGCCATCGATCACATCAATTCGTTCGGGTCGCACCACACCGATGCGATCGTTACTGAGAACAAGGAGAGCGCATCCAAATTCGTTTCGTTAGTCGACTCGTCCAGCGTCATGGTGAATTGCTCAACCCGCTTCGCTGATGGATACCGCTATGGAAAGGGTGCAGAGGTGGGTATCAGCACCAACAAGATCCATGCCCGAGGACCCGTGGGCATGGAGGGATTGATGATCTACAAGTATGTCCTAATTGGAAATGGGCAGGTGGTCGCCGATTACTCTGGACCTGAAGGGAGAACATTCACTCACAGGAAGCTGGAGGAAGATTACCCGTTGTGA
- the proB gene encoding glutamate 5-kinase, producing the protein MGRWSPITLDLKGEHSLTGSWRKITRCDGGVLVSGRSELLNDLNVLVIKIGTSSIMRNEFQVNRNLMDDLARQVRSLMDRGIQVILVSSGAIGLGLGAMGARPKPFEIPIRQAAASVGQGMLMREWRESFERVNLKVAQILLTYEFYSDRETYLNLRNNLSTLMEYGVVPIINENDAVCTKEIEAVFGDNDTLSAMVASKIESDLLIILSDVDGLCDRNPKLCDTAHLIPLVEKITPNIERMAGDPTSTKGVGGMRTKIQAAKICCMSGCKMVIANHGIEEVITKIVDGDEVGTLFICDEKVDKNRKRWIILANPSGQIRVDKGAMRALVGGKNGLLASGIKEIIGEFDRGDIVELVHDGKVFAKGITDYRSEELEKVKGAHSNDIESILGYSNYSNVIKHENLALLP; encoded by the coding sequence ATGGGCAGGTGGTCGCCGATTACTCTGGACCTGAAGGGAGAACATTCACTCACAGGAAGCTGGAGGAAGATTACCCGTTGTGATGGAGGCGTGTTGGTGAGCGGACGGAGTGAACTTCTTAACGATTTGAATGTGCTGGTCATCAAGATAGGAACAAGCTCGATAATGAGGAATGAATTCCAGGTCAATCGCAATCTGATGGACGACTTGGCCAGGCAGGTACGGAGTCTCATGGACAGGGGAATCCAGGTGATCCTGGTCAGCTCCGGAGCCATCGGTCTTGGTCTGGGCGCGATGGGAGCGCGTCCTAAGCCTTTCGAGATACCCATCCGCCAGGCCGCAGCCTCGGTTGGACAGGGGATGCTCATGAGAGAGTGGAGAGAGTCGTTCGAAAGGGTGAACCTCAAGGTTGCGCAGATACTCTTGACCTACGAGTTCTACTCCGACAGGGAGACCTACCTGAACCTCAGGAACAACCTGTCCACCCTGATGGAATATGGCGTGGTCCCCATCATCAACGAGAACGACGCGGTGTGCACCAAGGAGATCGAGGCCGTCTTCGGGGACAACGACACGCTTTCCGCCATGGTGGCAAGCAAGATAGAGTCCGACCTGCTGATCATTCTCTCCGATGTCGATGGGCTCTGCGACAGGAATCCAAAGCTCTGCGATACCGCTCATTTGATACCTCTCGTAGAGAAGATCACACCTAACATCGAGCGCATGGCCGGTGATCCCACCAGTACCAAGGGGGTCGGGGGCATGCGCACCAAGATTCAGGCGGCCAAGATCTGCTGCATGTCCGGCTGCAAGATGGTCATCGCCAATCACGGCATCGAGGAGGTCATAACCAAGATCGTGGATGGCGATGAGGTAGGCACGCTCTTCATCTGCGATGAGAAGGTTGACAAGAATCGGAAGCGCTGGATCATACTCGCGAATCCCTCTGGGCAGATACGGGTCGACAAGGGTGCGATGAGAGCCCTGGTTGGAGGGAAGAATGGCCTTCTAGCTTCAGGTATCAAAGAGATCATAGGGGAGTTTGACAGGGGCGACATAGTAGAACTCGTCCACGATGGAAAGGTCTTCGCCAAAGGAATCACTGATTATCGCTCCGAAGAGCTGGAGAAGGTCAAAGGTGCCCATTCCAATGACATCGAGTCCATTCTGGGATACAGCAACTACAGCAACGTGATCAAGCACGAGAACCTGGCCCTTCTCCCATAG
- a CDS encoding electron transfer flavoprotein subunit alpha — protein sequence MLIIDPEKCVGCRACEKGCPFDGLVMTDNLPQVLENCTLCGICVNLCEYHAISIDRHGGQVVSLEDWKAIMVWVEWEDRGNGPRIKDVTLELLGKARGMVTTTKESVIAALAGPPGLEGLGEELFRYGADRVVYLENELLKRYTTDGYANALSYLISSDKPSVVLFGATVNGRDLAPRIAARLGVGITADCTELSIDDGGQLVQTRPAFGGNVMASILSPDTRPQMATVRPRVFKIPPPDDNRKGVIEIPEMKISRRSIRTEIVEEVREEKEDIRIEESKVLVSIGRGITNRENLEMVRELACELGATMSSSRSLVELGWMPPSSQVGQSGKTVMPKLYLALGISGAIQHLVGMSSSDVVVAVNKDPDAPIFKVADFGIVGDVFEVVPAILMKLKERKAMGEGPGSRA from the coding sequence GTGCTGATCATTGATCCGGAAAAATGCGTTGGATGCCGTGCCTGCGAGAAGGGATGTCCCTTTGACGGCTTGGTTATGACCGATAATCTTCCCCAGGTCCTGGAAAACTGCACCCTCTGCGGGATATGCGTGAACCTTTGCGAATATCACGCCATCTCAATTGATCGCCACGGGGGACAAGTCGTTTCCCTCGAGGATTGGAAGGCCATCATGGTCTGGGTTGAATGGGAGGACCGGGGAAACGGTCCACGCATCAAGGATGTGACACTTGAGCTTCTGGGAAAGGCTCGGGGAATGGTCACGACCACCAAAGAGAGTGTCATAGCCGCTCTAGCTGGACCCCCAGGATTAGAAGGGTTGGGTGAAGAGTTGTTCCGATACGGTGCGGATCGGGTCGTGTACTTAGAGAACGAGCTTCTCAAGAGATACACTACCGATGGTTACGCCAATGCTCTCTCCTACCTGATCTCGTCGGATAAACCTTCAGTCGTGCTCTTCGGAGCCACGGTGAATGGAAGGGATCTTGCGCCGAGAATAGCTGCCAGATTAGGAGTGGGCATTACCGCTGACTGCACGGAGCTTAGCATCGATGATGGGGGACAGCTGGTCCAGACCAGGCCGGCCTTCGGTGGAAACGTCATGGCCTCCATCCTGTCCCCGGATACCAGGCCCCAGATGGCAACTGTCAGACCAAGGGTGTTCAAGATACCTCCACCTGACGATAACAGAAAGGGAGTCATCGAGATACCTGAGATGAAGATCTCCAGGAGATCGATAAGGACAGAGATCGTCGAGGAAGTTCGAGAAGAGAAAGAGGATATCAGGATCGAGGAATCCAAAGTCCTGGTGTCGATTGGCCGTGGAATCACCAACCGGGAGAACCTCGAAATGGTGAGAGAGTTGGCCTGTGAGCTCGGGGCCACAATGTCAAGCAGCCGTAGCCTTGTGGAGCTAGGATGGATGCCCCCCTCTAGCCAGGTGGGACAGAGCGGCAAGACCGTGATGCCCAAGCTGTACCTCGCATTGGGGATTTCTGGGGCAATCCAGCATCTTGTTGGCATGAGCTCGTCAGATGTGGTCGTGGCCGTGAACAAGGATCCGGACGCCCCCATTTTCAAGGTGGCCGATTTTGGGATAGTGGGTGATGTATTTGAGGTGGTCCCTGCCATTCTAATGAAGCTGAAGGAAAGAAAAGCTATGGGAGAAGGGCCAGGTTCTCGTGCTTGA
- a CDS encoding electron transfer flavoprotein subunit beta/FixA family protein — MDAEPWQHIRTGGGELRIVICVKQVPEADSVKVNPETGMMVREGVSSILNPFCEYALDEAFRIKNVTDEEVEIVAISMGPPQARSALLRCLELGADRAILLNDKSFVGSDCWATALVLERCIRKTIGDYDLILTGKQAIDGDTAQVPAELAEMLCIPQVTGCSTIEFAGDKILATREMENGKQVVRATIPALVSIGKGSNIRRFPSMADFLKARSKEIVVMGAKDLDINEESVGLRGSRTQVVRVFVPSRREGGVIVDGTNPEHAAALLVKFLEEKGFEPRRGETSADH; from the coding sequence ATGGATGCTGAGCCCTGGCAACATATTCGAACCGGAGGTGGGGAACTGAGGATCGTCATCTGCGTGAAGCAGGTTCCAGAGGCCGATTCGGTGAAAGTGAATCCTGAAACTGGAATGATGGTCAGAGAAGGTGTCTCATCCATCCTAAACCCCTTCTGCGAGTATGCTCTGGACGAGGCTTTTCGAATTAAGAACGTGACGGATGAAGAGGTGGAGATCGTCGCCATTTCCATGGGCCCACCCCAGGCCAGATCAGCATTGTTGCGCTGCTTGGAGCTGGGTGCGGATAGGGCGATCCTGCTGAACGACAAGAGCTTTGTCGGCTCTGACTGCTGGGCCACGGCCCTGGTGCTCGAGCGGTGCATCAGGAAAACGATAGGTGACTACGACCTCATCCTTACCGGCAAGCAGGCCATAGACGGGGATACCGCCCAGGTCCCCGCCGAGCTTGCCGAGATGCTGTGCATACCTCAGGTCACGGGGTGTTCAACGATCGAGTTCGCTGGCGACAAGATACTGGCAACGCGAGAGATGGAGAACGGAAAACAGGTGGTGAGGGCTACCATTCCCGCACTAGTCTCCATCGGAAAGGGATCCAACATCAGACGATTCCCCTCGATGGCCGACTTCCTCAAGGCCAGGAGCAAAGAGATAGTGGTGATGGGAGCCAAGGACCTGGATATCAACGAGGAGAGTGTCGGCCTCAGGGGATCTCGCACCCAGGTCGTCAGGGTATTCGTCCCCTCCAGAAGAGAGGGCGGCGTCATCGTTGATGGAACAAACCCGGAGCACGCCGCTGCACTCCTCGTGAAGTTCCTTGAGGAAAAAGGCTTCGAACCGAGAAGGGGGGAGACCAGTGCTGATCATTGA